The genomic region AGTTAAATTTAACGGTCAATTgttaaagttaatagttaaagGGTCTTTTTGATGCATTTGACAGGTTAAGTatccaattgagtgaaaaaaatcaatgatttaattgtttttttaatttgagggtctttttaatacattttaaaaatttaaataactaattaagtgaaaaaaataaaatctcAATTATTATTGGGCAATTTACTAAAAAAAGCCCTTTTTTTCGTTAATTACGGAAATGGTCtgacttttttattatttacggGAAAGGACCATTTTCCCCAAAAGCGTGTCCACGTCAGCGCGAAGTCAGTGTCCATGCTAGCAAAATCGTCCACAGGAGGCGTTTTGTCCACGTCAACATAAAACGCTTCCTTGAGGGTGCGTTTTTTTGGCGATGGACAAACGCCCCTAGGATGCTTTTTGCCTCGCTCCAACAGTCATGTGACTGTTTGAACCCCAacggtaaaaaaaaaaactattaaagGCCCTTCCCCTATTTCATTTTCTCACACAATAGTCATCTGACAACAATTCTCTCTAAATTCTTTCCaaattctctcaaatttctctcaaTTTTTGTTAAAGTTGTCTCTAATTTTTGCCAAAAAGctgtgtttaattttttttgaattagttttattttttaaattacaaaaatattcgATCGTGTTAGTAATGACCGGTTCATTAATTCGTCTTGATAAGAAACACATATCCGTTGAGCAAATGACAATGGTAAATAatcaacttaattaatttttgaatagtatttattttttttcatttatgcaattttaattaaatatttattttataattttttataacagtCTGTAGATCGGGTGTTGCAATGCTATATCCGTAATATGCCTGGTCATCCATCGCCGTTGATAGAGAATTACCTGTGGGAAGCGGGTTTTTGGCACGTGGCCACGATAGGTTaggggtgcaagttggacccaAAATTAATCAGTGCAttgatagagaggtggagacTCGAGACGCACATTTCTCATCTTCCATGCagagagtgtactatcactctagAAGTCGTGCAATTGCAATTGGGATTGCCAGTGGATGGGTACGCAGTCACCAAGTCCGCATCATCTATTGATTGGGGAGCCGTATGCTACTAGCTTTTGGGTGCTATACCGGATAATATTAACGGAGGTCGAATCGAGATAGGCTGGTTATGTGACACATTCCTGGAGCCGGATAATGATTCGACTGAACTcgaaagaatacgatatgctcgGGCATACATTCTTGAGATGATTGGACGTTATCTGATGCCGGACTTGTCACGAAACTGCGTACATCTGAGATGGCTGTTGAAACTCGTTGATTTAGAGCAGCATGTGAATTAAGTTGGGGGTCTGTCGTGTTAGCAACATTGTACCGGGAGATGTGCGGGGCGACGCGACCGAATAAAGCCAAAATCGGAGGATGCCTATCACTACTGCAATCATGGTCACGGTTTCGCTTTCTATTTTTACGTTCTCGAGtgaaccacccatatacattcccactaataacgaggtaaattttatattagattttacatttattacgtagatttaaaatataattgtatgctaaaaaattatttaattaggtggaaccatttGGCGAGTTGGAATACCCACATCTTTTGAAGATATACGACTTCTATTAAACCAACAGTGAGAAGCAATTCGGGCAGTAGTTCCAGATGAATTTTTTCAAAATCCGAACATTTGGCATATGAAGGTCCCATTGGTAAACTATGCTATCGTGGAGATGCACCAGTCAGATAGGGTATTGCGTTAATTTGAATTCTGATAATCGATTCCCGTGGAACCTGAGGTGCTCAATGATAAGCACAAAGTCGACTTACGGCTATTGAATACGGATTGGCCTAGACACTGGTCAGAATATATTGAAATGTGGTAAAATCGGTATAACTATATACCTACTCGAGAACCGATCATCGTTCCTGAGTTAGCATGCGTGCCGGAATACATGCTATGGTTTAGGATCCATGACAAACCATATTTACTGTCAGAAGAGGAGAGGCGATGACAAATCCGTGTACAAAGGGAACGGCGAGGCCCTTTAAATCCAAGAATAAAGGATGACGACGCGAGCCCATCAGCAGTGCCCACACAATCACTGGGCCAATCAACAGCACCCACACAACCACCTGGGCCAACACTTCAACCGACGACACTCATATCACAGCCTTTTCAGATTATGCCAAGTgcgtatcctagcccttatatgtatcctaacccttTTATGTTTCCTTTTTCCAGTCTTATGGCAGGTTAGAATGCATGGTCCGGTTCATCTCCATTCCCAATTACTCTGAGTTAACCGCCGATCAATAGGCCATCGTCGCCTGAGAGATCGCACGAGGCTCCGTCAGGGAGCTCTTCTTTTTACCATTCTCCATCGCCTTATGGGATTCAAACACCTCCACCATAGGTGATGCAAACACCTCTGCACTTATTAATTTATCAAGCTGGGTCATCCTCCCAACACCCACAACCAGATCCCTTGCCAAAGGAACCACAATCCCCACTGGAGCAACCACAACTCTCGCCGGAAGTTGAACCAAGGAGGAATCCAGCTCGTAACAGTCGACGACCCCCATGTGGTACTGATTTCGACCGGCACcaacattgatttttttaatatatttgtaaaaacttttttttatattgtttcaataataaaataaaaattgtatttaatattataattgtactttactttttttttaattttaatacaataaatgttcttttaaattagccaatattttaattaaaataaattttgttttGACTAcggtaatattttaatatttttaataaaatataaataatgcaaGATAATTTTATTACAATAACTATTAGCTATTCTGATTTGGACATGATCGAGTTATATGGCCTGGGTTCCTACATTATTCGCACAACCTCTGTTGGTTCGTTCTTTCTTGGATATCCATATTGTTACGTATTCTAGTCGAGCAAGGTTGACCTTTTGGTTTGCGACGCAATTCTATATCCGATAACAGCTTAAACGGAGCAAGAGATACAGACGGCGACTTACGTTCATCTGGGATCGgtgggaatacgtgtctccatacgttgtacatgtattctattttgtacacttGGTCGACATACGTCATGGGATCCAGACGGAGATTCTGACAAGCTGCAATTACATGAGCGCATGGATAATGTAGTGCGTCAAACACCCCACAGTCGTATGTCCTATTTCTTaagtgtacacgatattgcccGCCAATAATACCTTGGTTCGGTCTGTCAAACTCCGTCACACAAAACCATAGGTTGTTGTAATCGTAACAGACTGTGTACATGGTGTTGGCTCGTGCCTTCGCCTTGTTAATCTCTCGCAATACCTTTGTGCACCATACATGGCCTCCTacatttggcctttataacttGTTGCTCGCTTTGGAAATAGTGCTGCTAAATGAAAATATATCTCTCGCACAACAGTTGTTATCGGTAAATGACGCGTTCCTTTTAGAATAGAATTTATGCATTCAGCCAGGTTtgaggtcatatgaccatatcgtaggccgctgtcgtatgcttgtgtccactgtTCGAAAAGTATGTTACAAAGGTAGTCTGCGCCTTCTTTGTTAACTGAACGTAAAACCACTAATAACTCATGAAAATAGTCCTTACTTATCTCATACAttgccaatataagttgataacaaaaattacataccactcttctattcagaataaattgaatattacaaatgaaattatattaatagagattaaatactTATGTTGGTCACTTGTCGTCGTTTAGTTGTTGATCGATATTGTCCATAGTAGTTGGACACAACGTGCCTTAGGCAATACTGATGGTGTGTGCGATGCCATTGGCTTTCTTGTCGCTCAATTGCGGTTGGTATTCCAGTGCCCCGATCTGATATAACGCATATATCAGGTTGAGGGCAGACATGCctccttaacctagaaagaaagaatCCCAGTCATCAGCTGACTCCCCCGGTGTTATTGCAAATGCAATTGGAATGATTCTCCCACTGCCATCTTGTGCCACAGCTAGCAATTGCCGATGGGTATATCTACTATACATAAAGGTACCGTCAATCTGTACCAATGACTTGCAGTATATAAATGAGTCTCGACATTGCTTAAAGCTTTTGAACAGACGCTTAAACACTTGGCATCCAGGGAGCAATTGGTCATTGTAGTATGCAGGTGTCGTTTCAAGGTCTGTTATGCAACCTGGGATATGTCTCTCCAACACCTGACACCACTGCCACACTTCATTATATGAAGCGTCCCACCTACCATGCATCTTTTCCAACGTcttctgcttagctatccaaaccttgcggtaagagggcgtgtacttcaattggctacgaatattggcaattaagactGGCACTGAAGTCTTCGGATCCGCATTCAGCGTCGGTATATTAAGCTAACAATCATATctgaatccatcttgggatgatcttaTGAAACACCTGTCAATAAAGTATGTTAAATAATGTAACATTACGTAATAACAGttttattcaaaaaccctaaacacctAGTGATACTTTACCATCAACACATGTATGTGaacctttgtacttttttatctcccaGAAGCCAGTCCTTTTCTATCTCCCAGAAGCCTGTCCTTTTCCTTAATGAGgtcatgattttccatgaacatgtaccgTCTTACACTGTACACTTGACCTCAaatttatcggatttagatttaACCACTTTGTAATTAACCCCGTTcatgatgctatgttgtttcaatGCAGCAAGAAAACTATCCTTATTAGAAAACTCCCTACCAACTTCAATTTCACCCGAATCCAATGACGAACTTGTATGGTCACACCTTCTgtgtggtagatctggaaactccaacgcatcatcttgagatagatcgacattatgcatgtgggctgaATGCGAGTACTCTCTGAATCGCGAatattcttcttcttcatctgaaccTCCTTTAACATCTTTAGGTATGGTTAGAACAGGCTCCGGTTCAGAAAATAATCCAACTTCTGCACCATCGGGGCTGGGCTCTCgaggtggatccacatcggaCTCATCATCTGACCCACTATCATCTACAACGAACGAGGTCCCCTCACCGGTGGATGTCGTAaggagtacatcatcccttcttcTAGATGTTTCATAACGTCCCTAATCCGATGTGGATTGCCAACtactagaagttgatgtcattcccaATACGTATTTCTAGTATCAAACATTGACCCACTGAGGTGCATGTCCCATCTACCAACGGAGCGTCGTGCAGGGGTTGTGTATTCCATGCTGCTACCAAACACAGGCACTTCCGTGTTTTACCACCCACTAACGGAGTGTCGGGCAGGGTTCGTGTGTTCCTCTTGAACAACATTAGATGTCGAGGTTGCAGATGTTTTAATTGGTGATGAAAattatacatataactcaagatagggtgattcactagcaagatgagtctgcaccattgCCTCCAAGCTACGAGGACCATTGATGTCGAATGAGTCATATCTCACGGGATCAATCGAAGTAaaaaatcgatacttaatagacaAAACTTTTATTGGCATTGTTCCGAAGATTTTACacctaattcttttacgaagttctgtGAAATTTATGTTCTAGTTAAAAACCAATCGTGCTGTACTCTCGGATAAAAAAACGATACCGTTCTCGGTGTCACggacctcaccatcatagtaaataacagcacTAACATGTTCACTCATCCTCAGTTTCTATTTTACTTTAGCCTCAATTTCTCTTGCTGTAACTTATGCAACCTGAGAATGAAGTTTGGCTCATTTATAGTCTAAGGCTTTTTTAGATACTACTGTAACAAAAGAGTGTCCATGTGGGAGCTTTTTTCCGTAATTTTGCTAAAAGTTCATCGTTCTTGAagcatttttgacactatttattcagaaacatcttctcaaaattatgtTATCATATattactgtagcaaaagagcgtccacgtgggaaCTTTTTTCCACAAGTCGGGGAATGGACAACTGTTCATAAAAAACCCAACAAAGGAAAGCAAACAAATCCTAATCAATGATTTACTCCTATATTAACATCATTCTATCCTAATCAATGATATTATACTCCTTATCCAATGGTAAGACAACCAACTGGATTTCCTTTATCATATGCATCAAGAATGGTAAGCCAATACCATCCAAGAACAATAAGCCAATATTCTAATTTTCTTTTACCATTCGGATCTATTTGATCAGTATCCATTGATTCTGGAATTTCTATATTTTCATCCTCATCTGTTGAAATATTTTCTTCATCAGACCTATAATTAGTTACTTTTAGATCTTCTTGATTATCAGAATTACTAGAACTACTACTTTTaaacatcttctcaaaattattttattagatactactgtagcaaaagagcgtccacgtggagCTTTTTCTCGTAATTTTGCTGAAAGTGCATCCTtattgaagcgtttttgacaccaTTTGTTTAgaaacatcttctcaaaattattttatcaGATACTACTGTAGAAAAAAGGCGTCCACGTGGGGGCTTTTTCCTGTAATTTTGCTGAAAGTGCATCCTTCTTGAagtgtttttgacactatttgttcagaaacatcttcttaaaattattttatcagaTACTACTATAGCAAAaaagcgtccacgtgggagcttttttccgtaattaatagttaatttaattaataaaccttaaaaaaccctaaaccctaatttaattattttttattttcatagttaatttaattaattaaccctgaactttaattaaattaatttttccttAAAAACACTAAAAACCTTAAACCACTAAAAATCTTAAACCACCAAAAAACCCTAAACCACTAAGccctaatttaattgattttttcttattttcatagttaatttaattaattaaccatcaACTCTAAGTGTTCattaatttttcccttaaaaaatactaaaaaccctAAACCACTAAAACCTTAATCTAAAACAATCAGAAACCCTAATTTTAAAaaatcctaaaccctaatttaattatttttttattttcatagttaatttaattaattaaccctcaACTCTAAGTgttcattaattttttttcttaaaaacccTAAACCACCAAAAATCCTAAACCATCAAAAACCCTAAACCAccaaaaaccctaaccttaaaaAAAATAGGACAAAACCCGTCATTGAAGGAGCATTTTGCTGACATGGACACTAACTTCGCGCTGATGTGGACGCGCTTTCGGGAAAATGATCTTTTccgtaaataataaaaaagtcaGACCATTTCCGTAATTAATAAAAaagggcttttttttttttagtaaattgcccattattattattattattattttttaaaagttaaaagctTGTTACACATTTAAGCAAATAGTAAATGTGAAATTGGGAAATATTGTTTAGCCAACTATATCAATGGCCAAGAACAGTGATACAAGATAACATGCAACAAATCAAAAGACACTCCAAGACAATGAGTTGATAGAAACTGAAGTGAAACGAAACCACTTTCAGTTTACTTGTCTCAAAAGAATCAATGCCTGCCATCCCTTGTACTTCCCAAACACTGTTTAGTTTCCACGCTTGGGTTGCGGAGCAGTCATTCATTGTCATGGCTGAATATCCAATGAATCCCATTCATCTTCTACAGGCTAGCTGTTACTTAAATGTGAAATGGTTATTGAAGTATGGGgtcattgaatttttatttttatttttattttgatcattATTATTTGAAATTTGATGAGAATATTCACataattttttattgatttaataataaatttaatcattctaatatttatatattctattaatttaattttaaatataaaatattcaacaaaattaatatttaatatttgcaAAATTAGACATTTTGTATTCAGTAATCAAACATTTCAAGTTTTCTTTTTCTCCGTACTAATAATAATATGCTTCATTTCAGAAAAAAAATGCTTGAACCAGCAATAATGCTTTAGGCTTTTAAAGAAAATCTAATCCAAACGTTATAATCAcattaaaaaaaaacacacaGTTTAAATTCTTGAACTTCAATGATGGTTACAATTTAACCCTAAATTCCTCTATAAGAATTAAAATTACTTCAAATCAGTTGAATTCTTTTTGTGAATTATAAGAGAAGAACAAAGCCTTAATAATAATGTGATTAGTGTGACTTAATTTTTAACTAAAATTACACTTAGAGCGATAAATATCTTAATCATTATACCAACACACGAGACTCTCCAATCAATTAAACTGCATAACTAATAACTTATATTCCAAatcatttatatataaaaaaatatgaatCCCAAAATTAATAGAGTTTCGAATTACAAAATTCCATGAAATTCTCATCTTTGTAAACTCAAAAAATCctaaattcaaatccttttcATACATTATAGTTTCAAAACAAACCCAATGTCGTTTTTCaaacaaacaataaaataaaaatcaaagaaaaatactACATCAAATCAAACTAAAGCATTGAAAACCCAAAAAACTAGAAATTCAAACAACTAAATAGATGATGGGAGAGGTCAAtttgttaaatattttatatttagaattaaattaataaaatatttaaatataggaGGACTAAATATATTAttagaataataaaaattataggatatatttttttatcaaaatttaaatagtttaattatgaaaatagaaaatattaaaaGTGGAGTGACTAATATAGAAGGCCataatattttaatgattattTCTATTATTGACGTATTTATAGATAGGAACTTTGGTACCCAAATCGAAATTCCGAATAGACAATACAAGAACCCTAATTATTATTCCGCACAAAAATATTATTCCTGGCTAACTTCTTCCAGGCATTGGAATGGGTAAGGAAGTGAAAACGAAGAAAGCAGACAGAATCAGTGATCTACCTGATTCAATTCTAACTCACATTCTGTCCTTCCTTTCTACAAAAGAAGCGGTTAGAACATCTATTTTATCTACTAGATGGAGATATCTCTTTGCTTTACTTCCTAATCTCCACTTCGATTTGGAGGACGTTTTGCGCCGCAAGAATTTTAACAGTTACGCCGCTTCCGTTGAGAACTTTATGTCCTTCGTCGACAGAATGCTGTTTTTATATAATACAACAATTGTGGATAAATTTCGTCTCAAATGCCGGAGTATGATCGATTCCAACCGTTTTTACGGATGGATATCTGCTGCAGTTCATCGCGGTGTTAAACATCTCGATTTAAACATCTACCTTGACAAGTTCATTACTTTACCGGATGTTCTGTTTACTTGCAGGACATTGGTGAGCTTGAAAGTGGATAAAGATTTTGTTTTGGATGTTCCAAGGGGTGTTGTTCATCTTCCGAATCTAAACACTCTTCATCTCGAGTCAGTTAAATTTTTGAATGATGATTCAATTAAAAACCTCCTGTCCGGCTGCTCCAATCTTGAAGATATGGTCTTAAAACAATGCTACATGGAAAatataagcaaattcaatatTTCACATCAGTTGCTTAAGAGATTGACTATAGATTACTTGTATGATGGTTACCATTGTTGGTTAATGATTGATACTCCAAATCTAGCCTACTTCAAATACCTCGACTCAATAAAAGCCAGGTATTCAATAGAGAATCTGCAATCTCTTGTCAAAGCGGATATCTATATATTCAAAACTAACTATACTGTTCAAGGTGGTGCCACAACACTTTTTGGGGGGATCTGCAATGTTCCTTCACTTATTTTGTGGGTTACTTCTCTCGAGGTTTGTTTCTTCACATattctttcacttttttttctgCTATATATAGAAGTTGTTGCTTGTTGCAATATCTACTGATAGTGCAACTTTTGTGACTGTCATAGCTTCTTTTAAGCTGCAAACCACTTCCTGTTTTTGCTACCTTGGTCAAATTGAAGATACCTTGTTATGATCTATGCCGAGAGTACTCATATATTCGAGGTGGAAAAGGACTTGAAACTTTACTCTCAAGTTTACCTGCTCTTGAAAAACTTGAGTTTTCTCAGGTATTGATTGTTCTAAGTTTAAGCTTAATTATTTAAGTTGCAAACTCTTACTGCTTTTTTTATGTTGTGGTTTTAGGAAGTTCTTTGCTTTCTGCCAGCGAACGTGCCTTCTTGCTTGTTGTATAAACTCAGAGCCATCAAAATTACAAACTTTACAGAAGAAAAACATTGTATTGGGAAGGCAAAGTATTTCCTAGAGAATGGTGGAGCTCTGCAGAAGTTGACAATACTTACAGCACCAGATGTTTCTGCAGAAAAACAATTGAAGATATCCAACGTGTTGTCGGCTTCACCAAGGGAATCAAAGCAATTGTGCATCTTGATTGTTTGATGTAAATATATAATGTTGTACTGTTGCTATATATATTAGTCTTGCTCTTATATAAGAGTGACTCATTTGCTTGTGTTTTCGAAGATTTTATTTATGTCTTATATTTATCAGTCATCTTGTAGATGTAAAAGAGAAGCATTAAAACATGAACTAAATCTTAGAATTCCAGATTTGGGATTATTGCTTTAATAGCTTAGAATCCCCATCTCAGGTCTTAAGTGCAAACCCTGCTTTGAGCTTCTGAATTGTGTCAACATCAGCATTGAAACACTTTGCTAAGATCCTCTCATCATCAACGACCGTCACTAACACCGTAGAACTGACACAGTGCCAGTAACTTAGCTACCGAAGTCTGATTGTGAAATCATTCTTGGCACAATTGAACTGGTAGTGGATTAATTCCATTGGGAACACAAACACGTCACCGGCTATAAATCTGTGTAAAGAGCTTGTTAGTAGTGTCAATAAATCCAACCTCAAGTATGCCATAGTTGAGAAAGAAAAGCTCAGTGGCACAAGGACGAGTATGATGAGGGTTAAGTGAATAAGCAAGGTACTCTAAAACAGAATAAGAAACACTTTGTCCTTTAAGGGCAAGGAACTCAGCCATGGTTGCTTTTGTTACTGTGAAATTTATTGGTGGGATCAGTGGCAGTGAGTGGCTTCATGCCAGTATAGGTGAAAAAGTTTCCATGCAATAGAGTATTACTGACTCCAATTGGAACCACAAAATCAGATATAATATCAGGGTCTCCACTTATTGCTAGAATTTGTTGAGTTATGTCAGCATCCAAAGATCacaaacaataaaaaatttatgTTTCAAAGATGAAAAACAGAAGTAAAACAAATCTATTGAGAGGAAAAATTGAAAGACTTTACATTACTACCATAAGCAACTTTACAATATACATAAATAGCTCCATTACATTGGAAGAAAACAAAACATTGCTTGTGCTAGTATCTAAGCTGTAAAATCAGCTTAATGATAACCTAAGAGGCtacttgatggtcactaaactaactataaatacgaTTAAGGCAAACacacctatcgaataatagtatagttatggtgagtagggaatatcgtatatacgaggactaaaagtactagtaattaccgtttttctattatttagccgacaaattggagtgattgtttttaatctaaaattacatAACTAATCTAACTAAGAACGCAACAAAGaatgaaataggaaaataattgaagataaccaatgagatagacaatatccaggaaagaatccacctagacttcacctattattatgaatttgaattaaacgatttattaacTTGTGTCTTggtccgtagaaatccctaaattatattaatatctctttcgagagtaaaaacaattgactctaggttgattaattgaaatctttttctaattaaaacccctattgtcgcattaactcgatttatggattccctatAAGATTTGAATCTAATCCGGTAGATtcatgtcatcctatttctaggattgcatgcaactccactcaattatgctagatctactcttaaacagagacttttgctccactgaaataagcacattaaacttgaattaatatctcagtaatattaaaacaagaaataaacatacattattgagaacaagaatcaagtttTATCACGtaaatcagaaatcaaataataaaattcatcGTAGGTTTCCTCTTccttaggtatctagggaatttagttcataatcttgaatgaaaacatctcaaagtcaaaATAACCACtagacataaagaaactcaataaaactttgaaagaaattaaatggagatcttcaatcttgagggAGATCCGCTTCCGAATTGATTCCGACCGCGTTCTTCGAGTGCTTTCTTCGATCTTCTCTAAGTGCACTCTTAAAtcttcttctaattggtattttTAGACTTTAGAGTGCTCAGAAAgtctaaaaattgggttttttggTGTATTTTGGAAGCAAGGTGCAATATCGACACAAGtaggccacacacccatgtgccagcccgtgtggaaatgcccaggccATGTGGATCTTGGAAACAACTCAATTTATCcgattttggctcgttttttgCTCCTTTTGCTCTAAAATGCTCTCCAAAGTATAGAAACAAGTATTTAAATggttaggagcatcaaattcactaatttacataattaataatccaaaaacacataaagaATGTGATTAAAATAGGTTACTTTTACAGCTTATCACTACTAAATCAACTAAGTACATGACTGACCTTAGCAAAACAAAAATTACAATCAAACTAAACATAAGTCACATGGTACAAAAAGTTTGAACAACCAAATTACACATCAAACATTTGCTTCCTGCTGCATTGTTGTCAActttcaacactcctccttggcttcAAAGCAGTAGACACCAATTTTTTTCCTCAAATACTCAAACCTTTCATTAACTAGTGGCTTGGTTAGAATGTCTGCAAGCTGAACCTCCGATTTGCAATGAGTTAAATTGACTTCCTTTGATAGTTCTGCCTCACTTACAAAATGATACTTGATATTAAAATGTTTAGTCTTACCATGAAATACAAGATTTTTGGCAATAGTAACAGCTGACTGGTTGGGTATCTACCTTGACCTCTGTTGCTTCATCTTGATCAGCATTCAAGTCACTCAAGAGTTTTctaagccaaatggcttgattaacAGCAATAGCAGTTCCAATGTACTCTGCCTCTGCAGTGGATTGAGCTAGTGTTTGTTGTTTCTTAGAACTCCAACAAAAGATCCTTAAACCTAGAATGAAAAAATAACCCGATGTGCTCTTTATATCATCAACTAAGCCAGCCCAGTCAGTATCTAAATAGCCAATAAGTTTTAGCTCCTCAGTCTTCACAAACTTCACTCTATAGTTCAAGGTCCCTTTGACATATCTTAAGACTCTTTTAGCAGCTTTAAAGTGAGCAATATTGTAGCAAAGCATGAACCTTGATAGAAGGCTAACTGCATACATGATGTCTGTCCTTGTTGCTGTCAAATAGAGCATATAACCTACAAGGCTTTTGTAGCCCTTCTCCTCTACTCGTTTAAGGTCACTACTACTAGAAAGTTTTTCTTCTTGTGCCACAGGAGTGCCAGCAGGTTTGCAATTTGTCATGCAAAACTTGTTTAAGACCTTCAATGCAAATGCTTGTTGGCTTACAAAAAGGCAATGCTCGCTCTAATTCACTTCCATGccaagaaagtaagttattaagCCTAGATCAGTCATCTCAAGAACATTTTGCATCTGTTTCTTAAACTCTTCAATCAGTTCACTTTTACAACCAGTAACAAGAAAGTCAT from Gossypium arboreum isolate Shixiya-1 chromosome 1, ASM2569848v2, whole genome shotgun sequence harbors:
- the LOC108481389 gene encoding germin-like protein 9-3 translates to MAEFLALKGQSVSYSVLEYLAYSLNPHHTRPCATELFFLNYGILEVGFIDTTNKLFTQIYSRSTVLVTVVDDERILAKCFNADVDTIQKLKAGFALKT
- the LOC108482247 gene encoding F-box/LRR-repeat protein At4g14103-like, which codes for MGKEVKTKKADRISDLPDSILTHILSFLSTKEAVRTSILSTRWRYLFALLPNLHFDLEDVLRRKNFNSYAASVENFMSFVDRMLFLYNTTIVDKFRLKCRSMIDSNRFYGWISAAVHRGVKHLDLNIYLDKFITLPDVLFTCRTLVSLKVDKDFVLDVPRGVVHLPNLNTLHLESVKFLNDDSIKNLLSGCSNLEDMVLKQCYMENISKFNISHQLLKRLTIDYLYDGYHCWLMIDTPNLAYFKYLDSIKARYSIENLQSLVKADIYIFKTNYTVQGGATTLFGGICNVPSLILWVTSLELLLSCKPLPVFATLVKLKIPCYDLCREYSYIRGGKGLETLLSSLPALEKLEFSQEVLCFLPANVPSCLLYKLRAIKITNFTEEKHCIGKAKYFLENGGALQKLTILTAPDVSAEKQLKISNVLSASPRESKQLCILIV